The Amphiura filiformis chromosome 13, Afil_fr2py, whole genome shotgun sequence genome segment TATGCAGTATtttgctgtgtcctgttcttacttctactaaatagtcgatatctatcgtttatttatgatattacgaagcaatcattgtatggaataaaggatttgctacgcttgagtgaccttaaacttctttggcggcagttttgaagacaattattgaggtgtgtgagtttcatcacttgaaatgccggcagagatgggttttcataaaagtatagagaaggttcgtccttagtgtcacagcatgcattttatgtccacagtatatgggcaaacccacagctacataatgaagaagattaaaatttactttggaggatcctctgtaataatgacatttttgggtaaaaagtgtggtaaaaatcacataaaaagtatgtttttcaacctaaatatctgatgtcatattgaaatgtttcacttaatcccatatcaagaattatttaacattttaagctctacatctgtgccaaatttggtgtatttcctatcaaagaatgtaggatttctccaatatattgcacagtgcagctggacgatggtgataaatgatccatgtgttatgatgcctttgcactgtaaattacgcacatgcagttttcgtccattttcagtaatagcaatgtcacgccaaaatgaATCAAGCTATTttcatgaaagtcacagaataagtgggagacatgtgtggcattgtattgcacttattaaaattagatacactgttgactatatatttttgatattttgttcaaagacggtataaatcattctgggacaccctgtattatgtaACTCATTTTCTGAGGTCATTTCAAGACTTAACTGCCAGACTTCGTTATATTATTTTGGTCGAAGATCACACTAATAATCTCGAGTTCAGACTAAATGTGGTTCAATCGCTAACATACGGTCTTGGAACTTGAAAGACCTagtccccattccagaaaaatacagcagtaaTTATTAACAAGTTCTgtcaaatgaaatatagctaaatcctaatcattcatttagaactaactggagataaaagaaatagttcactattttacttctttgctgaaaaaggagaaaagggAACATGTCGTTTGACAATCGAGTCATAAAAAtgaaagacttggaacaagtttttaaagcattcaaaacaaaatgttgagtatatgccgaaattgtGCTCTCATTTTTACTTTTCTTGCATTAGTTTAATTTAAAATGATTGGTTATAGGGaaaaatgctttttcaaaaattgggaaTGCATAAATTGACTTGATTGTCACAACAATTCTAAAAATACTGgttcttgttttgccaaatagtgaaatttaacttttattgccagcaAAATGAAttattaggattgagctgtgtttcatGTGGTAGATGTAAGACGATGATAATATCGTTTTAATCTCataaaaatagtgctgtattttctggaGTGGGAATACTTGATTGTGATTGATACAGTGAAAACtaaatatttttggaaacaaCTCGTAAGAATCATTTGCTTCAATAGGATATGGCTTTTATCGACATGAGGGGCTTGATTGATTGAGtaattgattttatttgattCCATACAAAGCAGAGCATTATAAAAATAGGAAATACATaaatatattatactattacaagTTTAAGATACATTACATATGACATagacaaataaaagaaaaagataggcctatatataaagtgaagataaaaatacaatgaaaagcCAATATTGCAGGCTTATTTCTAGTTATTTCTAATGGGGTCcttaataaaaaagattttgacagAAAATTCAGAGATTAAACAACAAAAGTAGAAAATAAGCACACATTAGACAGCAGATCGACTCTCCCATTGGAAATTAGCCATTACTGAGATGAATCCTTATTCCACCtttgaaatgattaaaattgGGAATGTTTTGATTTCATTTGGAAGCATGTTCCAATCCCGTATTGCACTGTAATAGAAAGTAGTGTCAAGTCACAtagtatataatataattgtGCATTTCagaatcgacgttttagtaaaaaaaagaaTGACACAAGTAGGGGCAAATTTTGTGCACATGGcataataattttaaatattttactcTACACTCTACATttacagtcccagaacaacgccaaatatggattaaaaaagacctttgaccttggatgtacaacagcatgttatgatctaatgggaaactgtgcacatcaacaaacaccatttctatgaaaaaggcaacgtctgatataatttgaaaccacataaattactagagttggttcttctcttggatttggaccaagctttagaatatcgaatgttgcattttgaaataaaacaaaccagaaatgtatcacccattgtaaaagatatggcacatataccgaatacatgtacatacattggctgactttgtggatttcctggcccagtcatgctaaccacataaggagattatacgattaacctagtgcagctattgtcatagcagggtattattatgtaatactcctgatccatatttggcgttctcttggactgatttaaaaaaaaatgcagactGTCAAGTTCGGCTTAACCATGTGTCTAGGATTTTATTCTGAGTGATTTGAAGTTTGCCTTTGAGCCACTTAAGACCGAATACCATGAAGGTGAAGAATAATCAAATTGGCATTGAATTAAAGCCAAACACAGCATTTTGCGATTTTTTTTGTTGATACAGCTGCCATTGTCCTTTTGAAAATGTCGTTTGCAATTGCCTCCCCAAACATAAATACCAAGATATAAGAGCAttcaacagaaaataattcaGCATTTTTATTCAGTAGTGTTTTCCCCTTTTCCATTCTCTCTTGCTCGTGGTTTGTATACAGAACATTACTGGTTGGCTTCAATTTTATTTGTTCTTCTTTGCCATTCAATAATAGATACGTCGTATGTTGTGTTATTTTTTGAAGAATGCAGATGGCTATACCTGACAGCcggaaaaaatattattttcctttTGGAGCCAAAGATAATACATTCAGTTTACCAAGATGTGAAGACAGTTTGTTGTCTACTATGCTGCAAGATTCAAGAACTTTTGTGATATGACACTAGGATCTTTATGAGGAAATGGGATTTTACTGTCGCTTACGTGGGCTGCGTGATAATAATGAGTCCACCTCACCGCAAACGGTGCTAAATAATTATTCAAATACCAAATTTCGGTGCCCGTAAacgtgtgccaaaattgcttttaATCTTTAGCTTGCCAAAATAATACCTCCCCTCCCCCCATTTTACCTTCCCTCGTGACTCAGGCACAGCCAATAATGCGAAgaatactgatataaaattggacggattgagcgtgatacctgaatttatcggtcgagctagagttttcaaatatcatgcgagacgaagtcgagcgtgatatttgaaaactctagcgagatcgataaattcaggtatcatgcgaaaatatccgtccaattttatcattattatgtcttcagaatctttacttgtaaaaaaaaaaattttttttttttttttaattaaacatttttttttgtgtcaaaatcacGAAGCCGCGACACGCATTGTTTTACCCCTTGTGTGCGTCCACTTTCCTTGGAAATACCTGACGCACATCAAAAAACACCGCCGAGTGTTCTCCTGTGTTTGTATGCATCCAATTATCGCAGAAATGCCCCAGGTGCGACAAAAACATTGTTTTACCTGCAGGCACAAGTGCGTCCAATTATTACCTCAAAAAAGTCCAACATTTGCGTCTGGCGTGCATCAGTGCTTTTTTGACCAACGCTCGCCAGTTCTACGTTTTTGCCGCACGTCAGgcattattttattataatttaataattatgtcTTCACTcttcagaatattttattttatatcaaaattttaggcctatattgtaccCACCTATACAGTCATGACATTAATAGTATAAACCAGGCAAGTGCCCTGGTTTAACACTGCAGTCCCATTCCAGACTGAAGATCATATGGAATTCCACATCAAACCATTTATAAAACATAATTCTGCAGTAGTTCTGTTGTATTTTCATCAAATACGTCAGACCGGTAAAGCTTTTCCCACGACATTTTTGGTATTGCATGTTTTactttaggtaagcttaaaatctcAAACTGTGAAGGACAGATTGGCCTCTGAAAATTTTGCTTCTAGAGTGCAGCTGATCCCGGCGTTTTTCAGTTGGCGACTAGTACAGCTCGCAaatgtatcaaatatttttgtagaGAGTTCCATCCTCACGATTTATTGTGGTGCCGGAAATTTGTaggcatattatttttttttttggttgtctGCGCGATCAAGATTTTGCGTGCcacatgattttaaaaaaaaaaaaattcaatcacACAAAAGTCGCCAAAAGAGACTAATTTTATGGGTGCTAAAGATCAGTCAGAGAGACAGTCACTGTTGTATAGTGACTTGTGCAATTCGTACACGTAAAGTATACGAACTAAAATGCAATAGGcctactgtaggcctacaaatgtataccAGAGTTTATACAGATACGAATAATTATTATCTGTAGGTCCTGACCACTGATTATCGACCGATACACAATTTTATCACTTTTTAaagtatgtacaaaagtatagagccaagattctgaagacataataatgatgataactgACGTTTTattgaatatacagggtgtctcagaaaAAAATAGCTTAAGTCGAGAATCTGTCAGaatcaaaaatctaaaatatagGCAATTTTATTGTGCctcacatacgaaaattgtatttgattcgattgactggttgcgaagaaattaatgaTTGCATTAATTACGCACATCAatacagttcattccaagtttgatcaacaggccctTTTTCATACTCGCACAtaaccgcttcctaaagtttgtgtatctcattaaatttagtccacattatatattttataattcaacggtgttatgttattcatgctttcactgaaaatgaataacagtttgtccaaaaaaactttgatttctgcaatttgaGGCTTTCCAACtgtaattctttaggttgtgcaaatatgttatgtcTTAACTTTCCATAGAACATttaagccaagaatgacaatgatcaaatgCTTACATCTTTACGTGTGATgtttgatatcatgcaacattaatgttgaagttgtaAAAGATTTACACTTtgtatttcttggaaatatttcaaaaacattaatgtgtatgagAAATggttttaagccagctggaattctttatgcaattattctttatgaaacatttatatcaacattaacgaaaaatgatatttacaagtaccgagcgtTATCttgcatgcaagctttcattttcaatatcgtgcaggttttctaatttgaacaaaacctataatcaaatgttttgcaaaatatgaagcccattgatagTTAACCACTAGTGTTGAATAATCtgtctttcaaacttggaatgaagtgaattgacgcatgcgttatgtaaccactcatttctttgcaatcagtcaaccgactCCAGTACAATTGGCATACAAGGTGCAGAATAatatgggctacacgctgatttgtAAAATTTTGGACTCTGATGactacttctcgacttacgttcaaatttatttgcccggtattttttttatgggacaccctgtatatacatgCTTGTAAACGTTAGCTTATGATAATTGTCCATATAAGTTGGTAAATTCACGGGTCCTTGGGTCTTTAAAATGTATTGACGTATTGAGTCAACCTACTGCCTGACATTAACACAGTGATTCTCTTCTTTCATACTGCACGAGCCGATCAATGTTATGGATTTGATTATTGATATAAATTGATGTAGTTCATCAATATTCCACAGGCACATAAAACATTCATAATCGATTTGACCTTGGCATCTAAAAGCTTCTGAAGAAACAGTTGCATCAGGTGATGCCAATGTCgggccttaggcgcacaattgggctacttggcgatcacttgctgcTACTCAAAATATGCATGCCGCTAGTTGCCTAAAATCGGGCTACTTTGttaccatttattgatcggtcagtaacttttCATTAACTACCGGAAGTTTTGAAGTCAATTGCTTTTCCGCCACAagtgggctacttggcgatcacttgctgcTACTCAAAATATGCATGCCGTTAGTTGCCTAAAATCGGGCTACTTTTGTCAATTGTCTGGCCGGCTGAGGCCGTGGCAGTAATTTGACGTATAGTTTTCTTTCAATTTGGCTAATGAATGTAGGTTTCTCTAAGCTCCACATTGCAATTACAATAGGTTTTGTTACTATTTATTGATCGATCAGTAACTTTTCATTAACTACCGGAAGTTTTTAAGTCAATTGCTTTTTCGCCCAATTGAGTGATTTGCTTTCTAAATTCGGGCAAATCCGCCCAAATAGCCGGTATAAGGCGCTTTTGGGGAAAGCTTTAAAAATTAGGCTACTTGAGAATCATTAACCGCGGCCTGGTGAGCCAAGTTTTGGTAACACTGATTACATATTGTGTTGGTGGTGTGGCTGAATTGGTTCGTTTCGGGTCTTtaccttttttgggaaaagtgaggagggagggaggtgttttttacGCTAAATTCACAAAATACagtattttcatgtaaaattgacaGCACTTTTTAGCATTTACCAGGAAAACGATTaaaccctttttttaatttttttttatttaagattATGAGGGGTTATAGGTCCATAAAACACTTGTAAGTGATTCATGCTGATTAATACACTAGTTTATCAGAACATGGACATACTAAATAAGATATTTAGTACGTCCATGATCAGaattaacattttattgaaatattttcaactTAAAATTTAGTATGAAAATTGAACAATAAAACAAACAGGGACTGTTAGTGGGTGTTGATTATTTTGGCCTGAGACATATACAATATACATTATTTTAAGTTATCaaccggggcactcaacttccATTAAGGTTATaccaaaaaaagtaaaaattaaaatggttAACTGTAAACGTAAATTAGTAAATAGAGTACAAACTTCAAATTTGCTATGGAGAATACACATCACAACATCCGTATTATTATTCTCAACATTAATTTCAAGGTTCTGTAGTTATAATGAGCCATGGTCGtcgattgattttttttcttgaacTGTTGGACGTAATTGGAATCAATCGTGTCATGATTTACTAGGTTTATTCATGTGTAATATGGTCAATATTTGGGTCATTATAATCATATAAGTCGATTTGTGAATTTCCTGAAAAACGAACGATTATTACATCTAGTGCGGTTATGGAGTTTCTTAATCTTACGGTGCGAATTATTCTATCTTCGTGTTATTTGAATTAAACTCGGTCATTTGAAACTAACATCGCACATTTTAATTGTCTTCTAGCATTGAACATGGACGACTTTATCAATTCGTAAATGTAGTTATTGCGCGCAAATTTGTCAGTATCCGGCGGAGGCGAAGATGTTCATCTAAACCAGCGCTTCATGATTCTATAGGTGGTCTAAAGCTATAATACATACACGTTTACGTACCACAAGACGAATATGTTGTATACAACGGAAAAATACACATTGCTGTAATTTCAGATTTATTGAACTTATTTGAGAAAACGGTTAGTCTAAATATGGATGGTATTACATTGAAACGGCAATTTGATCTAATTAtcatttatttagtgtttccatcACACAACATCATACGGCAAGTTTCAGCTTATAATTGCAGTCCAAAATTTGGAAGCAAGCAAGAAGGTCATCTTGTAGGTCATGTGGCAAACGCGTATAAGGATACGCGCTCATTGGTGGATTGTGCGGCGTTATGTGGACGACACTCTACTTGTTTATCGGTGAATTATGAACTGAAAACGGGCGATTGTGAACTAAATGACCAAACAATTGCATTAGCCGAAGTTGAAGAATTTACTTATTCGACTAACAACATGTTGTACATGGAGGTGTTAAGTAAGTAATGCAAACAATAAACATTCGAGCCACTCaacaaatttaatttatttaaactaACGAAAAACTATTTAGACTTAAAATACTTTTCGAAACGCTTAATTTCATTACGTTTATAAACATGTACAATGCCTAAACACCAATTTCAAATTCCAATATTCCGTGTGTTGAATTCCTATGCAAAggccatcaaattcctaaacaggCGGTTTAGCGTTTTCATATGATTGCTTAGAAACGTGGTGCAAATATTTAGAAAAGTGTTTTAAATAGTGTTAAGACCTTTAAACTCTGTTTACAGTGGTGTGGTTATATTCAATGTAATTCAGAAACGCACCAAAACATGTCAAGGCCAATGGGTTTCTATGGTCATTGACCTAATTTGATGCAAAATCTATGTAATGAAACACCCTACATATTGCTAACTAGCATTATTTAAGATCATTTATTAAAACGAAAATGTTGACACCATGTTCATCAAAATcggaacaagtttaaaattttgaccctttagaggtcaatgtttgacctttgacctttttggtaataaaTCAAGAACAATACACcctagataggtaaaactatatatttgctgaatctttatgaccagaggaataccccagcaaacacaaaacgttttcgacatcattcgcaaaaggttataaaaggttgtcagaaaacgtttaaatgtcgggttatataaagggtatattaagagtataaaacgttttcataaccttaaaaaacatgttttgataatctactgctcagcaaacaaaaatgttttacagaaaacatttaaatgtcgggttatataaagggtataaaaacgttttaataacattccaaaaacattcttgaaaacttgatacaaaacattctatacagaatgttattttggggttgaaaaaatattttgcgaaaaatgtttgaccaaaatattttcaataacgttttaaaaacgttttcatgacctttatataacccgacatttaaatgttattaaaaggttttgaaaaaacattttaagaacatttctgtgattgctgggttcaaatattttaacataatgttatttcagtattgacacaatatttggcaaaaatgtttgcaaaaatagtttacaataacatttttttgaaactatttgaaaatattgttgtagtttgtttccatacaaaactttttaaaacgttttcatgacctttatataaacgtttttacctaaaccaaaagccaaaatataacttatttaaaacgtttttaaaacgtttttgtgtttgctgggacattagtaatgttttcgacacaatttgatgaagtttgaaatttgaccccatgtaaagtgcaatgacctttccccacccatgggacaagatttgttttgggaacaacaaaatGTGTGTAATAGGGATTGCGAAGAAATAAGGATTGCGAATAAATAGGATAGAAAAATAAGTCATTCAGGTGCATGGCAAAGCCACATGGTGACTAGACTAAGTAATAAACGCGTTTTAGTTTTggttaaaacgtttaaataacatttaaatatcgggttatataaaggtcatgaaacatTCCAAAACCGTTTTGAAAAAACACTGCGACAAACTGttaaaaattttggcaaaatattattgcaaaatatttgtttttagcatttaataacattttgttcTTGTTTCGCatccaagttttcacaaatgataTCCTTTAATAACCCGAAatgtaaacgttttctgtcaaacattttgtgtttgctgggttaccccTAATCTTATTTGtatataatctttttttttaatttcaatccaCAGATCATGCAGACTATCGTGGTTGCGGTGGCACAATGACGGATTATGCCGCCACGTTTGGACTGGACTCCTATGGCAATAACTGGTCCTGTACATGGAACATTCAGGTAACATCCATTTCGTCatattacagtttgtccactctgaagtacaaagtgacaacgcgcgcgcaAACAGTGCGCAGTTATGCGTCTCTGCTTCATGTATGCGTGCCTTCAGAGtctgcacaatgtgtgcgtccgcgtcgctactttgtacttcagagtagactgactgtatgtaGGCATAATTATTATTAGGCGCCCAGTTCATgtaatatcagttcgggggcactgctaattcaaagacgtctctgatatcaaatactcttgaagcgtcatgtcacatatcagtatcatatttcagagacgtctcataaatcacatactccctagtttcaaaacccagtcgcaaacgatataagtaattttgatgaacgtgccagcgcagtgggaataaatttgtgtataggccttatcagggttgtagctagcccaagttgagcatgttgagtgcctgctagttttactatccaattcatgaattggatagtaaaattgggattttttttacttcaaaacatttgattttagccattgcaatctaagtgtgttctgag includes the following:
- the LOC140167318 gene encoding uncharacterized protein; the protein is MDGITLKRQFDLIIIYLVFPSHNIIRQVSAYNCSPKFGSKQEGHLVGHVANAYKDTRSLVDCAALCGRHSTCLSVNYELKTGDCELNDQTIALAEVEEFTYSTNNMLYMEVLNHADYRGCGGTMTDYAATFGLDSYGNNWSCTWNIQVCKGKRIQFQFMFLDTETCCDGVTLNLRHNRQFRGSTTPSGTYVSNRNTVSVTFTSDYSVIRTGFVLIYKTVD